The DNA sequence ACAATTTTTGAACTTGTACGTTTGAGAATGCTTTTCGTCCATCACTTTCACAGTAGTGTTGTCAACAAAGTACGCTTCACCTTTGACAACATTTACTTTATTTCCTTTTAATAGACCAGCTACTCCACCTGTTAATTTTTTTACAACTGAAGCTTTCCACTCTTGTACTTTACTAAAATCGATATTTACCTTTTCAACCGATATTCCCATGTCTTCAGAATGCTTCGCATGATGGACACGATGACCAGCTGAAATCAACGCTTTTGAAGGGATACAACCAACATTTAAACAAACGCCGCCTAGTTCTCCTCTTTCAACTACTGTTACACTTTGACCAAGTTGGGCAGCACGTATGGCTGCCACATATCCACCTGGACCTGAACCAATGACAAGCGTATCTACCTCTTCTGGAAAATCTCCTACTACCATGGCTTTATCCCTCCATTATTAGTAATTGTGGGTCGTTTAATAATCGTTTGATATGGTTTAATGCATTTTGAGCTGTTACACCATCAATTAATCTGTGGTCATAGCTAATCGATAGAGCAAGAACAGGAGCCGCTACAATCTCACCATTTTTTACGATTGGCTTTTCGTCAATTCTTCCAATTCCTAAGATCGCCACTTCAGGGTGATTGATAATTGGTGTAAACCATTGTCCACGTGCCGAACCAAGGTTAGAAATTGTACAACTTCCGCCTTTCATTTCGTTAGGACTTAGTTTACCGTCTCTAGCTTTAACTGCTAACTCACCAATTTCATTTGCAATCATATAAACTGATTTTCGGTCTGCATCTTTAATCACAGGAACTACTAACCCTTGTTCTGTATCAGCTGCAATTCCGATATTGAAATACTTTTTATAAACAATCTCTTCATTTGCATCATCAATAGAAGCGTTTAACGTTGGGTATTCGCGAAGGGCACTCGTTAATGCTTTTACGATGTAAGGCAAGTATGTTAGTTTAATTCCTTTTTGAGCGGCCACTTCCTTATATTGTTTGCGATGAGCAACAAGAGCTGTTACATCAACCTCATCCATATGTGTTACATGTGGAGCTGTTTGTTTAGAATTCACCATTGCATTAGCTATTGCTTTACGAATTCCTTTTAATGGTACTCTTTCTTCAAGGTCTCCTTGAGGGATTGCTACTGGTGCAGCTTTTTTAGATCCTCCAGAAGGTTGTTGTTGAGCAGATTCCGTTTCTTGTTGTGTAGCTTCTGCTTCTGGTTGTCCACCACTTAAGTAAGCATCCACATCTGCTTTGGTTACACGTCCGTTTTTCGCTGTACCTTTCACCTTACCAATGTTGATACCTTTGTCACGAGCATACTTACGAACTGATGGCATTGCAATAACTCGTGCCCCATCCACTTCATCTTCTGCTGTAGTAGGTTGAGTAGCATTTGCTGGAGCTGTTTCTTGCTTTTGCTCTTCTACTTTTGGCGTATCATCATGGTCTCCATGTGCAGAAGGAGGTGGAACCGCATCACCTGCATCAATCGTTAGTAATACATCACCAACGATAGAAACTGTCCCTTCTTCTACTTTGATTTCTAACACTTTTCCATCTACTGGAGATGGGATTTCTACGACTGCTTTATCATTTTGAACTTCAAGTAGGATATCATCTTCTTTAATTTCATCACCAGGTTTTACAAACCATTTGACAATCTCACCTTCGTGAATACCTTCGCCGATATCCGGAAGTTTAAATTCATATGCCACGTTATATGCCTCCCTTTATTTTAAAAATTAACGTTTAGAGCTAACCTTTGTTCCTTAGAAATTCACAATGAATTTTGCTTTTTCAACAATGTCTTTAAAGTCAGGAAGCCATACATCTTCCGCAGATGCAAATGGGAACACTGTATCAGGAGCGGCTACGCGTAAAACAGGAGCATCTAAATGTAGAATTCCTCTTTCCACAATTTCAGCTACGATATTTGCACCAATACCAGCTTGTTTTTGGGCCTCTTGTACAACAAGGGCACGGTTTGTTTTTTCAATTGAACTCATAACCGTATCGATATCAAAAGGACTAATCGTACGTAAATCAATAACTTCAGCGTCTATTCCTTCTTTTTCAAGCTCTTCGGCTGCTTTTAATGAAGAGTGCACCATTGCACCATATGTAACAATTGTGATATCTTTCCCTTCACGTTTTACATCTGCTACACCTAATGGAATTGTATACTCCTCTTCAGGAACTTCTCCTCTAAACGAACGATACAGTTTCATATGTTCTAAGAAAACAACCGGATCATTGTCTCTAATCGCAGAGATTAAAAGACCTTTAGCATCATAAGGAGTTGCTGGGATAACCACTTTTAATCCAGGTGTTTGAGCAACTAATCCTTCTAGATTATCTGCATGAAGCTCAGGTGTTTTTACGCCTCCACCGAAAGGAGCACGAATGGTAACAGGTGATGAATACTGCCCACCTGAACGGTAACGCATACGTGCCATTTGAGCTGCTACTGAGTCAAAAACTTCGAATAAGAAACCGAAGAACTGGATTTCCATAACCGGACGGAATCCTGTTAAACCTAACCCAATTGCTAGACCACCAATCCCTGATTCAGCTAATGGTGTATCAAATACTCTATCTTCACCAAATTCTTTTTGTAATCCTTCAGTCGCACGGAATACACCACCGTTTTGACCTACATCTTCACCGAATACTAGAACATTTTCATTTACTTTAAGCTCATTCCGCATCGCGTCGGTAATCGCTTGAATCATTGTCATTTGCGCCATGGTTATTTCGACTCCTTCGCTGTGTATTCTTCCATTTGCTCACGGAGGTTATGTGGAAGTTCTTCAAACATGAATCCGATTAAGTCTGTTACTTTTTGCTTCGGAGCTGAATCTGCCTTCTTAATCGCTTCTTTTATATCTTCTTTTGCTTTATCAACTGTTTCATTTTCCATTTCTTCGTTCCATAATCCTTTACCTTCTAGGTATTTACGGAAACGAACAATTGGGTCTTTCTTTTCCCATTCATCATCTAAATCTGAAGTACGGTAACGTGTCGGGTCATCACCAGCCATTGTATGTGGGCCGTAACGATAACACATTGTTTCAATTAACGT is a window from the Bacillus alkalicellulosilyticus genome containing:
- a CDS encoding alpha-ketoacid dehydrogenase subunit beta, whose protein sequence is MAQMTMIQAITDAMRNELKVNENVLVFGEDVGQNGGVFRATEGLQKEFGEDRVFDTPLAESGIGGLAIGLGLTGFRPVMEIQFFGFLFEVFDSVAAQMARMRYRSGGQYSSPVTIRAPFGGGVKTPELHADNLEGLVAQTPGLKVVIPATPYDAKGLLISAIRDNDPVVFLEHMKLYRSFRGEVPEEEYTIPLGVADVKREGKDITIVTYGAMVHSSLKAAEELEKEGIDAEVIDLRTISPFDIDTVMSSIEKTNRALVVQEAQKQAGIGANIVAEIVERGILHLDAPVLRVAAPDTVFPFASAEDVWLPDFKDIVEKAKFIVNF
- a CDS encoding dihydrolipoamide acetyltransferase family protein; protein product: MAYEFKLPDIGEGIHEGEIVKWFVKPGDEIKEDDILLEVQNDKAVVEIPSPVDGKVLEIKVEEGTVSIVGDVLLTIDAGDAVPPPSAHGDHDDTPKVEEQKQETAPANATQPTTAEDEVDGARVIAMPSVRKYARDKGINIGKVKGTAKNGRVTKADVDAYLSGGQPEAEATQQETESAQQQPSGGSKKAAPVAIPQGDLEERVPLKGIRKAIANAMVNSKQTAPHVTHMDEVDVTALVAHRKQYKEVAAQKGIKLTYLPYIVKALTSALREYPTLNASIDDANEEIVYKKYFNIGIAADTEQGLVVPVIKDADRKSVYMIANEIGELAVKARDGKLSPNEMKGGSCTISNLGSARGQWFTPIINHPEVAILGIGRIDEKPIVKNGEIVAAPVLALSISYDHRLIDGVTAQNALNHIKRLLNDPQLLIMEG